A single Deltaproteobacteria bacterium DNA region contains:
- a CDS encoding TlpA family protein disulfide reductase produces MKRFLVCIVGIWMGFSVIAAALAEDGPRKGTPLPSITLPAPEDPAHQRYLGLSEGDSFNIPQIKAQVVIIEIFSMYCPHCQREAPMVNRLYEKIENTPSLKDKIKLIGIGAGNTRFEVDIFKKRYQIPFPLFPDADFVIHKAFGEVRTPFFVGVRVNSDGTDRVIYAKLGGLAGVDHFLGLMLKESGIDQEQ; encoded by the coding sequence ATGAAAAGATTCCTTGTCTGTATCGTAGGCATCTGGATGGGGTTCAGCGTCATTGCCGCCGCCCTGGCCGAAGACGGGCCCCGGAAGGGGACCCCCCTGCCGTCCATCACCCTCCCGGCGCCTGAGGATCCGGCCCATCAGCGCTACCTGGGTCTTTCAGAAGGCGACAGCTTTAATATTCCCCAGATAAAGGCCCAGGTGGTCATTATCGAGATCTTCAGCATGTACTGCCCCCATTGTCAGAGAGAAGCGCCGATGGTGAATCGCCTCTATGAAAAGATTGAGAACACCCCTTCGCTGAAGGATAAGATCAAACTCATCGGCATCGGTGCGGGCAATACCCGATTTGAGGTGGATATATTCAAAAAGAGGTATCAAATCCCCTTCCCCCTCTTTCCGGATGCTGATTTTGTCATACACAAGGCCTTCGGGGAAGTCCGGACGCCCTTTTTTGTGGGGGTCCGGGTAAACAGCGACGGAACAGACCGGGTGATCTATGCCAAGCTGGGGGGACTGGCAGGCGTCGATCACTTTTTAGGCCTGATGCTCAAAGAATCAGGGATCGATCAGGAGCAATGA
- a CDS encoding 4Fe-4S dicluster domain-containing protein — MSGKAFFIDTTVCTACRGCQIACKQWNQLPATKTQQWGSMQNPKDLSFETYKVVRFEEHMGANKKPVWYFFPDQCRHCVEPPCKEMADDEAPGGIIIDSHTGAVLYTDKLKKMDAQTVIDSCPFNIPRAQEGTGYLSKCTMCVDRVHNGLLPACVKTCPTGAMNFGDRDKMVELAKKRFEEVKSKFPKATLTGIDDLRAFYLLSDEPKKYYTYAKVDALPGGMNRKMALRKIGKSLKELSSEWTMIHKLAS, encoded by the coding sequence ATGAGCGGAAAGGCGTTTTTTATTGACACTACAGTGTGTACGGCATGTAGAGGCTGTCAGATTGCCTGCAAGCAATGGAACCAGCTTCCGGCCACCAAGACCCAGCAATGGGGGAGCATGCAGAACCCCAAGGATCTCTCTTTCGAGACCTACAAGGTGGTCCGGTTCGAGGAACATATGGGGGCCAACAAGAAACCCGTATGGTATTTTTTCCCGGATCAGTGCAGGCATTGCGTGGAACCCCCCTGCAAAGAAATGGCGGACGATGAGGCCCCCGGCGGGATCATCATCGACAGCCATACCGGGGCGGTCCTCTATACCGATAAACTCAAGAAAATGGATGCACAGACAGTGATCGACTCGTGCCCCTTCAATATCCCGAGGGCCCAGGAGGGGACAGGGTATCTCTCCAAGTGCACCATGTGTGTGGACAGGGTTCATAACGGACTGTTGCCGGCCTGCGTCAAGACCTGCCCCACGGGGGCCATGAATTTTGGAGACAGGGACAAGATGGTCGAGTTGGCCAAAAAGCGTTTTGAAGAGGTGAAATCGAAATTCCCCAAGGCCACACTGACGGGCATTGACGATCTCAGGGCCTTTTATCTGTTGTCTGACGAGCCCAAGAAGTATTACACCTATGCCAAGGTGGATGCCCTGCCCGGCGGCATGAACAGGAAGATGGCCCTCAGGAAGATCGGGAAATCTCTCAAGGAGCTTTCCAGTGAGTGGACCATGATACACAAACTGGCCAGTTAG
- a CDS encoding hydrogenase small subunit, with protein sequence MKEEKEFYERLERKGISRRDFMKFCGVLTATMGLSSSFIPKVAEVFAAPKQRPPVIWLHFAECTGCSEAVLRSMYPWIDELVIDILDVAYHETIMAASGTQAEDLLHASVKKYDGKFICVVEGAIATKYNGGYGKIGGRTFLEIAKDVCPKAAAVICIGACATYGGIQAASPNPGGYKGVGDALGIKTVNIAGCPPNPINFVGTVVNYLLLGKLPALDDLGRPLFAYGKTIHDQCPRRSHFENGEFVEEFGSKEAEKGYCLYKMGCKGPDTYNNCSIAKFNDGTSWPIQAGHPCIGCSEPGFWDKMTPFFEESA encoded by the coding sequence ATGAAAGAGGAAAAGGAGTTTTACGAAAGGCTTGAAAGGAAGGGAATCTCACGAAGGGATTTCATGAAGTTCTGCGGCGTGCTTACCGCTACCATGGGGCTGTCTTCATCGTTTATCCCTAAAGTTGCAGAGGTTTTCGCGGCGCCCAAACAGCGGCCGCCGGTCATCTGGCTCCACTTTGCCGAGTGTACGGGCTGCTCAGAGGCCGTGCTCCGGTCCATGTACCCCTGGATCGATGAACTGGTCATAGACATCCTCGATGTTGCCTACCATGAGACCATTATGGCCGCGTCCGGGACCCAGGCAGAAGATCTTCTCCACGCATCCGTCAAAAAATACGACGGCAAATTCATCTGCGTGGTGGAAGGGGCCATCGCCACCAAATACAACGGGGGCTATGGCAAGATCGGCGGTCGCACATTCCTGGAGATCGCCAAAGATGTATGCCCCAAGGCCGCTGCCGTCATCTGTATCGGCGCCTGCGCAACCTACGGAGGGATACAGGCCGCCAGTCCCAATCCCGGCGGATACAAAGGCGTCGGCGATGCGTTGGGGATCAAAACGGTCAATATCGCCGGTTGCCCGCCCAATCCCATCAACTTTGTCGGAACCGTCGTCAATTACCTTCTCTTAGGCAAGCTCCCGGCCCTGGATGATCTCGGGAGACCGCTCTTCGCCTATGGTAAAACCATTCATGATCAATGCCCCAGAAGATCCCATTTTGAGAATGGTGAATTCGTGGAGGAGTTCGGCTCCAAAGAGGCTGAGAAGGGCTATTGCCTGTACAAGATGGGCTGCAAAGGACCGGACACCTACAACAACTGCTCGATCGCCAAGTTCAACGACGGGACAAGCTGGCCGATTCAGGCAGGACATCCCTGTATCGGATGCAGTGAACCGGGGTTCTGGGACAAAATGACCCCCTTCTTCGAGGAAAGCGCATAG
- a CDS encoding peroxiredoxin has translation MKQITFALLLGCVVVLTMGTGTYGRSDAFKENIYDPGPLKPNDSALKVRVGEQAPEFSLPAVSGEQVSLSQFRGKKNVVISFVPAAWTPVCSDQWPGYNIVEDLFEQHDAVLIGITVDNIPSLFAWTRQMGKLWFPVLSDFWPHGAVADRYGVLRSDGMSERALFVIDREGVIQYIDVHDINQRPRLEILIGELEKLSR, from the coding sequence ATGAAACAGATTACCTTTGCCCTCCTGCTGGGGTGTGTCGTGGTCTTAACCATGGGAACCGGCACATATGGACGATCGGATGCGTTTAAGGAAAACATCTATGACCCGGGACCTTTGAAACCGAATGACAGCGCCCTGAAGGTGAGGGTGGGAGAACAGGCCCCGGAGTTCTCCCTCCCCGCAGTCTCGGGAGAACAGGTCTCCCTGTCCCAATTCCGCGGAAAAAAGAACGTGGTGATCTCCTTTGTGCCTGCCGCATGGACGCCGGTTTGTTCAGACCAGTGGCCGGGATACAATATCGTGGAGGACCTCTTTGAGCAGCACGACGCGGTGCTTATCGGCATCACAGTGGATAATATCCCCTCGCTCTTTGCATGGACCCGCCAGATGGGAAAGCTGTGGTTCCCGGTGCTCTCGGACTTCTGGCCCCACGGCGCGGTGGCCGACAGATATGGCGTTCTGCGTTCCGACGGCATGTCCGAGAGGGCCCTCTTTGTCATCGACAGGGAGGGCGTCATCCAATACATCGATGTGCATGACATAAACCAGAGACCCCGTCTCGAGATCCTGATAGGAGAACTGGAGAAACTCTCCAGATAG
- a CDS encoding nickel-dependent hydrogenase large subunit, translated as MGKRIIIDPITRIEGHLRIEVEVEGGKVKDAWSSGQMFRGIEIILRGRDPRDAPLFTQRSCGVCTYTHYLASVRAVEDAVGVQIPDNARIIRNLLHGAQFQHDHIVHFYGLSALDWVDVVNALKADPQKTASLADNVSNDSKGGTVYFKEVQQRIKTFVDSGQLGPFANAYWGHPAYKLPPEANLMAAAHYIEALRLQAKAARMHAIFGAKNPHLQSLAVGGVTCVNDLTPDRIAEFLYLWKETQEFVKNVYVPDILAVAPFYKDWGAIGGTTNFLAWGELPQSAKEPESLFLPRGVIMNRDLKGVKMAAPEKVTEHVTRSWYNGKDARHPYDGETDPIEGDPKYDTADKYSWLKAPRYDGQPCEVGPLARMLVAYGYGKKEVTELVNGTLQKLNLPASALFSTLGRTAARALETVVIGDAMEPWIMELVGNLKNGNNKTYTSWTMPKTGKGCGLNDVARGSLGHWVEIEDGKIKNYQYVVPSTWNLGPRCEAGKLGPVEEALVGTPVADPKNPLEIIRTVHSFDPCIACAVHVIDPHSNEVYKVKVL; from the coding sequence ATGGGCAAGAGAATTATCATTGATCCGATTACCCGAATAGAGGGTCACCTGCGCATTGAAGTGGAGGTGGAGGGCGGCAAGGTCAAGGATGCCTGGAGTTCAGGTCAGATGTTCCGGGGAATTGAAATTATATTGAGAGGACGGGATCCCCGTGATGCACCGCTGTTCACTCAGCGATCATGTGGCGTCTGCACCTACACCCATTATCTTGCATCGGTCAGGGCCGTGGAGGACGCGGTCGGCGTCCAGATCCCGGACAATGCGAGGATCATTCGAAATCTGCTCCATGGGGCGCAGTTTCAGCACGATCACATTGTTCATTTTTACGGTCTGTCCGCCCTGGACTGGGTCGATGTGGTCAACGCCCTGAAGGCAGACCCCCAGAAGACCGCGTCCCTCGCAGACAATGTGAGCAACGATTCCAAAGGGGGCACTGTCTACTTTAAGGAGGTCCAACAGAGGATCAAAACCTTTGTGGACAGCGGCCAGTTAGGCCCCTTTGCAAATGCCTACTGGGGCCATCCTGCCTACAAGCTCCCTCCGGAGGCCAATCTGATGGCAGCGGCCCACTATATCGAAGCCCTTCGCCTTCAGGCCAAGGCCGCCCGGATGCACGCCATATTCGGGGCCAAGAACCCCCATCTCCAGTCTCTGGCGGTGGGCGGTGTGACCTGCGTCAATGATCTCACGCCGGACCGTATTGCCGAGTTTCTCTATCTGTGGAAAGAGACCCAGGAGTTTGTGAAAAACGTTTATGTGCCGGATATTCTGGCGGTTGCACCCTTTTACAAGGACTGGGGCGCCATCGGAGGAACCACCAATTTTCTTGCCTGGGGGGAACTCCCCCAATCCGCCAAAGAACCCGAGAGCCTCTTTTTGCCCAGGGGCGTGATCATGAACCGGGATCTCAAAGGCGTCAAAATGGCCGCCCCTGAAAAGGTTACCGAACACGTGACCCGTTCATGGTACAATGGAAAGGATGCCAGACATCCTTATGATGGGGAGACCGATCCGATTGAAGGCGATCCCAAGTACGACACGGCCGACAAATACTCCTGGTTGAAGGCCCCCCGCTATGATGGCCAGCCATGCGAGGTCGGACCGCTGGCACGGATGCTGGTGGCCTATGGGTATGGAAAGAAGGAAGTAACAGAGCTGGTGAACGGCACCCTTCAGAAGCTTAACCTCCCTGCATCCGCCCTCTTCTCCACACTTGGGCGCACGGCTGCCCGAGCCCTGGAAACCGTAGTCATCGGCGATGCCATGGAACCATGGATCATGGAACTCGTGGGGAACCTCAAAAACGGAAATAACAAGACCTATACGTCCTGGACCATGCCCAAGACCGGCAAGGGCTGCGGCCTCAACGATGTGGCCAGGGGCTCTCTGGGTCACTGGGTGGAGATCGAGGACGGAAAGATCAAGAACTACCAGTACGTGGTGCCTTCCACCTGGAACCTGGGGCCGCGCTGCGAGGCCGGCAAACTGGGTCCTGTGGAGGAGGCGCTGGTCGGCACCCCGGTAGCAGACCCCAAGAACCCGCTGGAGATCATTCGTACCGTCCACTCATTTGATCCCTGCATCGCCTGCGCCGTACACGTCATCGACCCTCATTCCAACGAAGTCTATAAGGTCAAGGTACTGTAA
- a CDS encoding MMPL family transporter: MGDMPMRLPEWLRPESWLRHMVYHPGRVILLTVLITLLFASHLPSLRFETSIYDLTIEDLPETLTYHRFKETFGCEEIILVVARTTGVFDPETFDRIAQLAQSLSQIHGVKRVISLPGIKKDMDITDRWRLTDFQEVVSAVDLFQRNLISDDGKTTAITLVLEDIDQKERVIHAVNGLIDAYQNAFSLYQVGMPIVSSALAQFTQQDFLTLPIATFFLIATVLFLLFRNLRGILIPSGTVLISLIWTFGLMAWTGTPLSLLTMIVPVFLIAVGTAYAMYIFPEYFDSVEQSATPREAAVRCFSRLGFPTSLAVVTTIIGLGSLLVSQVNDIRQFAVFSCFGIFSLLILLLTFVPAVMGLLPFPKRSMVSPSFQSRAMDRLLSTIIHLNLKHQKITLPLIVVIGVVGLIGMSRIQVETNPVEFFKKDTPVARHFHDIYQDMAGSFPLNVVLAGRQDGYFEDPENLKKIEKIQEFLNSLPGVDKTISLADYLKLVNYAGNQYNPTFYVLPEAPFEVRMLMNNFKSMLGQEMLLQFASPEFSQTNLMLRTHISSSVDFLTTEKKIRDYLHRTFPDEMSFEVTGFGMVISHSSQLISEGQVKSLGLTLVLVFAIMFMLFMSYKVGAIALLPNCFPIVVTFGIMGWFGIPLSMATSLVATIAIGLAVDDTIHYLVGYNREFKAELNKETALSKTIRHLGKPILFTTFTISLGFSVLMLSNFKPTAVFGLLMMITMVSALAADLFLLPSLMLHVELVTLWDLLKLKLGKDPQQGIPLFKGLSRTQVHYVLMAGALKVHERGDLIFRKGEVSDSMYAIISGAMEVVDLSEADRDGAQGFKRVISTLGSGDVVGEMGMIRSCKRSATVIATERTELLQINDRMIRRLQWLYPPTAHRFFFNLMTILCDRLEHLTNTYLKETIIDRPTGLYTRSFFLTMLEREIARSRRHRTPISLFILTLENLSDLNARYNQCGIDHLIAEAGRLIKAHLREEDLLCRYDSSQFAGLLIHIDGDTARAFCSRMNTLINHMPFQIEGETVHIRAAFGVSSLSPESDMEVTPLIASAWDALRQAQQAYPDQGEEA; this comes from the coding sequence ATGGGGGATATGCCGATGCGCCTCCCTGAATGGTTGCGCCCCGAATCATGGCTCAGGCATATGGTATATCATCCCGGCCGGGTCATCCTCCTGACGGTACTTATCACCCTCCTCTTTGCTTCACACCTCCCTTCCCTCAGATTTGAGACATCCATCTATGACCTCACCATCGAGGATCTGCCCGAGACCCTGACATACCACCGGTTCAAGGAGACATTCGGCTGCGAAGAAATCATCCTGGTTGTGGCAAGAACAACAGGGGTTTTTGATCCTGAAACCTTCGACCGGATTGCACAGCTGGCCCAATCCCTTTCCCAAATCCATGGGGTGAAACGGGTCATCAGCCTTCCCGGCATCAAGAAGGACATGGACATCACAGACAGATGGCGTCTTACCGACTTCCAGGAGGTCGTGTCTGCCGTTGACCTCTTTCAGAGAAACCTGATATCCGACGACGGCAAAACCACGGCGATTACCCTTGTATTGGAGGATATTGATCAGAAGGAGCGGGTCATCCATGCGGTCAACGGCTTGATTGACGCGTATCAGAATGCATTTTCCCTCTATCAGGTGGGCATGCCGATTGTCTCATCGGCCCTGGCCCAATTCACCCAGCAAGACTTCTTGACCCTTCCCATCGCGACCTTCTTCCTGATTGCCACGGTTCTCTTCCTTCTTTTCCGAAACCTGCGCGGGATCCTGATCCCTTCGGGCACAGTGCTCATCAGCCTGATCTGGACCTTCGGTCTCATGGCCTGGACCGGGACTCCCCTGTCCCTGCTGACCATGATCGTACCGGTATTTCTGATCGCGGTGGGGACCGCCTACGCCATGTATATATTCCCGGAGTACTTTGATTCGGTGGAACAATCGGCCACCCCCCGGGAGGCGGCCGTCCGATGTTTCAGCCGGCTGGGATTTCCCACCTCCCTTGCCGTGGTCACCACCATTATAGGGTTAGGCTCTCTGCTGGTCAGCCAGGTCAACGATATCCGCCAATTTGCCGTATTTTCCTGCTTCGGCATCTTTTCGCTGCTCATTCTCCTCCTCACATTTGTGCCCGCGGTAATGGGTCTTCTCCCTTTCCCGAAGCGTTCTATGGTCTCCCCATCTTTCCAGAGCCGGGCCATGGATCGCCTCCTCTCGACCATTATCCACCTCAATCTGAAGCATCAGAAGATCACCCTCCCCCTGATCGTCGTCATCGGCGTCGTAGGGCTGATCGGCATGTCCCGCATACAGGTGGAGACCAATCCGGTTGAATTTTTTAAAAAGGATACGCCGGTGGCCCGACATTTTCACGATATCTACCAGGATATGGCCGGGAGTTTTCCTTTGAACGTGGTCCTTGCCGGCCGCCAAGACGGGTATTTTGAAGATCCAGAGAACCTGAAGAAGATCGAGAAGATACAAGAGTTTCTCAATTCCCTGCCGGGCGTGGACAAGACCATCTCCCTTGCGGACTACCTCAAGCTGGTCAATTACGCGGGCAACCAATACAATCCCACCTTCTATGTCCTGCCGGAGGCCCCCTTTGAGGTCCGCATGCTGATGAACAACTTCAAATCCATGTTAGGTCAGGAGATGCTGTTGCAATTCGCCTCCCCGGAATTTTCTCAGACCAATCTTATGCTGAGGACCCATATCTCCAGCTCCGTCGATTTTCTCACCACCGAGAAAAAAATTCGAGACTATCTCCACAGGACCTTTCCAGACGAAATGTCTTTCGAGGTGACAGGGTTCGGCATGGTCATCTCCCACAGCAGTCAGCTGATTTCAGAAGGCCAAGTCAAGAGCCTGGGGCTGACCCTTGTTCTCGTGTTTGCCATCATGTTCATGCTGTTCATGTCTTATAAGGTCGGGGCCATTGCACTTCTTCCCAACTGTTTTCCCATCGTCGTCACCTTCGGTATAATGGGATGGTTCGGGATCCCTCTTTCAATGGCGACCAGTCTGGTCGCCACCATCGCCATCGGCCTGGCCGTCGATGACACCATCCACTACTTGGTGGGGTATAACCGGGAATTCAAAGCAGAGCTCAATAAGGAAACGGCCCTGAGTAAGACCATTCGTCACCTGGGAAAGCCGATCCTGTTCACCACCTTCACGATAAGCCTCGGATTTTCCGTGTTGATGCTGTCCAATTTCAAGCCCACTGCCGTGTTCGGCCTCTTGATGATGATTACCATGGTCTCTGCCCTGGCGGCGGATCTCTTCCTTCTCCCTTCGCTCATGCTCCATGTGGAACTGGTAACCCTCTGGGATCTGCTCAAGCTTAAATTGGGAAAAGACCCACAGCAGGGGATACCCCTCTTCAAAGGTCTTTCCCGCACACAGGTCCATTATGTCTTGATGGCCGGAGCGTTAAAGGTGCATGAAAGGGGCGACCTCATTTTCAGAAAAGGGGAAGTCAGCGACTCCATGTATGCCATTATCTCGGGGGCGATGGAAGTGGTGGACCTCTCCGAGGCGGATCGGGATGGGGCTCAGGGGTTCAAACGGGTGATTTCCACCCTTGGAAGCGGAGATGTGGTCGGAGAGATGGGGATGATCCGCTCCTGCAAGCGATCTGCCACCGTCATTGCAACCGAAAGGACGGAACTTCTTCAAATCAACGACCGAATGATCAGACGTCTACAATGGTTGTACCCCCCCACGGCCCATCGGTTCTTTTTCAATCTCATGACCATCCTGTGCGACCGTCTGGAACATCTGACCAACACCTATTTGAAGGAGACGATCATCGACCGGCCGACCGGTCTCTACACTCGCAGTTTCTTTCTGACCATGCTGGAAAGGGAGATCGCCAGATCCCGCAGGCACAGGACCCCCATCTCTCTTTTTATCCTCACACTGGAGAATCTTTCAGATCTGAATGCCCGGTACAATCAGTGTGGAATTGACCATCTCATTGCAGAGGCCGGAAGACTTATCAAAGCGCATCTCAGAGAGGAGGACCTCCTCTGCCGTTACGACAGCAGCCAGTTTGCCGGGTTGCTTATCCATATTGATGGCGACACGGCCCGCGCCTTTTGCAGCCGGATGAACACTCTGATAAACCATATGCCTTTCCAGATTGAGGGCGAAACCGTTCACATCAGGGCCGCCTTCGGCGTCAGTTCCCTTTCTCCTGAATCAGACATGGAGGTGACGCCGTTGATTGCGTCTGCCTGGGACGCCCTCCGACAGGCACAACAGGCCTACCCGGACCAAGGAGAGGAGGCATGA